In the Ignavibacteriales bacterium genome, CTCCGGTGAAATGATAAAACTTGATCTAGAAAAATTTAGGCTAACCGGAGATTTTAAATTCAATCCCAATTTGAAAAATGATGATGTAATAGTTTTTCCGGCGTATGATGAAGAGAGAAATTTTGTGGATGTAACAGGTGCTGTAAATAAACCTATTAAATTTCAATTTGTTGAAGGTGATAAGATCAGCGATGCAATTCTTTTTGCACAGGGAATTAACAAAGCTTATGATAATGTAAGTGAAGCTGAAATTTCCCGCCTAACAGAAAAAGGAACAAAAGAAGAAATAATTAATGTGAAATTGTCTGATGATTTTGTATTGCAAAGAGGTGATAGAGTTCGAATTCTTTTTGTCGAAAACAACAAAATGGATTTTAAAGTTTTAGTTCTTGGTGAAGTTAATAAACCGGGTGAAATAGCAATTACAAAAGACAACACCAATTTACGAGATGTAATAGTAAAAGCAGGCGGGTTTACAAATGATGCGTGGTTGGAAAAAGCAGAACAGTTAAAAGGTACAAGTAAAACCCAGATGCTTAGAATGAAGTTGATAAAGGAGAGCTATGTTAAAGGGGAGCGCTTAAATTTATTAATGAGTGAAAGATATTTCAACGATCCATTTTTAGAACAAATGAAAATACTTAGAATGAATGATTTATACTCGGAAGATTCATTAACTATTATAATCGATAATATGCTACGTGTTTTGCAGAATAATAGAACAATTGATTTTACCAAAGTTCTTATGCAAGGATCCGATGAAGGTAATAGCTTAGTATCTGATGGTGATATAATTGTAATTCCAAAGAGAGAAGAATTAGTCTATGTATTTGGACAAGTAACTAATCCAGGGTACGTTTCTTTTAAGAAAGAAAAAGATCATAATTATTATTTGACAAAAGCTGGCGGTGTTGGAAAAAATGCTCAAGATGATATTAAAATAATTAAGGGAAATTCATATGCTTGGTTTGACGCATCTGAAAAAATCCCAATTGACGCTGGAGATTTTATTTATGTACCGAAAGATGTTCCTAAGCCTTTTGAATATTACATGAAAAACATTGGAACTGTAGCGGGTATAGTCGGCAGTATAGCAA is a window encoding:
- a CDS encoding SLBB domain-containing protein — translated: MKKIILLLIALSIVNSVYSQDQNSTAISKSDLTKANIISVTVGGSFIINGTFPAFITERADQFLTRIFTEAKSQVLTGAKDEKQMAKIKDEFENYAKRDILLKRFSGEMIKLDLEKFRLTGDFKFNPNLKNDDVIVFPAYDEERNFVDVTGAVNKPIKFQFVEGDKISDAILFAQGINKAYDNVSEAEISRLTEKGTKEEIINVKLSDDFVLQRGDRVRILFVENNKMDFKVLVLGEVNKPGEIAITKDNTNLRDVIVKAGGFTNDAWLEKAEQLKGTSKTQMLRMKLIKESYVKGERLNLLMSERYFNDPFLEQMKILRMNDLYSEDSLTIIIDNMLRVLQNNRTIDFTKVLMQGSDEGNSLVSDGDIIVIPKREELVYVFGQVTNPGYVSFKKEKDHNYYLTKAGGVGKNAQDDIKIIKGNSYAWFDASEKIPIDAGDFIYVPKDVPKPFEYYMKNIGTVAGIVGSIATIILLLIQFGK